CCTTAATGTTGGATTCCGAATTGACACTCTACGATCTCCGGATCGGCCACGACAACACGAGCAGAAACGTTCGGCTCGAGCTCGCGCAGGAAGGCGATCATCTTTTCGTAGTTGCGTGCTGATGGCCAGGCAGGGTTGCAGAACGACATGAAATCGTATGTCGACTCTCCTGGAATGACTTGAAAGGTCTTTCGATCGGGGTTGACGGCATACCCGTCCTGCTCTATAAATCCATCGGGATTGGGATAATCGACATCGAGGGTTGGATCGCCCTCCATACCCGAGCAGTAGGTGTGAAGCAATCCCAGATTATGCCCGATTTCATGTTGCAAGACGTCGTCCAGGATCGTCTTGTTGTAACTCCAGAAAATTACAGAATACGGAGAGCCAACTGCGGCCGATCCAGCCCCTTGTCCATGTCCGTTGATCACTTCGGGAGAAACGACGGCCACATGAAACGTTATACCTTCGCCGAACGACGCGCCGGCGTACTGGTTTAACAAAGCATCGAATGTCGCGGTCCTGAACGGATCGTATCGCGGGAACCCATCCTGCGCCCGTTCAATTCCGGTGGTGTCAGCAACAACAGGTCCGCCAACCTCCCATGCGGTTACATCCAGAGGCATGGTCCGACCCAACTGCCATCCTACGTCATACTGGTTAACGATATTCTCGAGCCACACGGATTCGCTTGCGATCTGATCTTCGTCGATCACGACCGGATGAAACACGATTTTGGTCTCTGGCAAATGAAAATAGTCCACTCGTATAGGGATGAATTGGTTTTCGACAGTCCAGTAGTACCTTCGATTTACCTGGTCGTAACCACCGATTCTAAACCCAATACTAAACGCACAGTTCGCTACGTCATCCGGCCAAGTATGAGGCTGTTTCGAGAAGTAATCAATTCCATCCAGCATATAGTCCGCTTTTAGATCGAGAAGATTGAAGTCCTGCCCGATTCCTCCTGTTCCGGTTCCGCACCACAGGTACCAGGCCGTAGATGGATTTTCTGCTTCATAGGATTCGTAGTCCGATCCCGGATCGATCGAGAAATCTATATGGAGGTAGTTGTTTGTGTTCCATTCAGCGAAACTAATGTTCTCCCCGCCTATGACAACCGTGCTTCCGCCGCTACTGTTCAACAACGTCGCGGTCGTGCCCTCGAAGGAGACGACTCTGTGTCCAAGTGACGCGGTCGTGTCACCTGGCGCTGCACTCGGTCCCGGCGGACCTTGTGGTCCTGCTGGTCCCTGAATCCCTGGAGGCCCTGGCGGACCATCGGGCCCGGGCGGACCGGGCGGACCGGGCGGTCCCGTACCCGGCGAGCCAGGCGGACCTGTGGGCCCTGTAGGACCTGGTGGGCCCTCGCAGGACATAAGGAGTAGCGTCAGAACCAATATAACTGTACTTGAATTCCGCCTGTGTGATCTGTTCAACTGATCTTCCTTTGATTAGGATGTAGCTTTAACTACACCGGGTCGTCCCGCCCGTTAAAGCACTTGCTCCTTAATTTGGCGTAAATGCTACCCCTACCCTGATCGGTATCCACTGCACCGGATCATCTTCGAACCCATACTCGTTCTCTAACGCGCCGAGAATATGGTTGTAACGAATATCCCCTGTTATGGATACTGTTTCGCCAACAGGGATCTCTATGCCTGTCCCTAACGTAAATGCAAATCCAGATCCGGTTATGCTGACATCTAAACCTAGCACCGAAACCACTCCCGTTGCCCTTCCGTAACCTATTCCTCCGCGAGCGTACATAACTACGGGCGAAGGATTAGATTTCAGCAGGATTCCTATATTTGCACCGGTCATAGAAATGGCCGCGTCTGCTCCGATCAGAGTCAGCGCGGCTTTAAGATCGTCCTCAATTCCCAAACCGCTGTGATAACCCTCTGCAAAAGCATGGACATTTGCGGTTATCGGAACCGAGAAGCCTGCATTCAATCCCCATCCAGTAGCAGCTCCATCTGATGAGTCGCCTACCGGGATACTGACCCCTCCACCAGCATTTAAAGAAACACTCTGTTCCTGAGCATCTACCCAATCAGGTATCGACCATACCGATAATACGAAGAAGAACAGAAGCGTCCTTATTACTGAAATACCTAAAACACGAATCATGGGTCTTTTCTCCTTTCGGTAATCCAACGTGGTGACTTTTTGCCCGCCGTCTTCGGTCGGCGTCATCGACGCCTCCTACTGGCGGCGGGCGGGGTGAAGATGTGCGTGGCGCCCGTATCGTTTTGCACATCGCCGCTTCCCGGGAGACGCCCGCACTTGGTTCCGGACTCTTCAGCGCCCGGTGATAACCCCGGAGCGACGACATCCTGTGCTGCCAGTTGGTAGTATTGCTGACAACGGTTAGATTGCCGCGCCCCGCCGCCCGTCCCGGACGGTGCCAGGCAAGCCCGTCCACACTGCCTGCCGCAGGAAGGACCGGACGAACGAGGCGCGGGATTAGTGGAAGTCTAAATCGCTTCTGCGAACGGCAAGCCGCAATTCGACACAGAACCGAAAGACGATGTAGCCGGGAATCCAGCCCAGGGTCAGCCCGCTCCAGCCTACAAACCAGACCAGGGCGAACCAGATCCCCTGAAATCCGGCCAGGCCGATGAATCCGAGGACGCCGATCCTGCTCCGGATTTCGGTGACAAGCAGGGCCAAAATCACGAGCCCCACCAGGAACGCGTAAATGGTCACGAATTGCAGGGCGTCCGAGTCGGCATGGAGTGGGTAAGACATTTCGACAAGCCACAGGTAGACGCAGATGCTGACGACCAGCAACATGTCCCAGCCAAATAGTTCGCGGAACCGGTACAGCATGTCAAATCTCCTTCAAAGTCCTCTACGGGTCGTCCTCGAGGCCGGTCCTTTTCCTCTGCTCGTAGTCCCTGTCCATGTACTTGTGATCCTGCCACATTTCCTCGAGCGTGACTTCCAGCCGCTCGGTCCAGTACTCGTCCAGGCCCATTTCCTTGAGATGCTGCAGCGTGCTTTCCAGCAGCGTGCAGGCCTTTTTCATGACGTCCTGGTTCATCTGTCACGCCCCAGCGATTTACTTATAGGGGTATCCATCGCCACGCCGTATGCCACCCTGACAGACGCCTGTAGCATTCCATGTATTCATTGTTCGGCAGGACCTGGTAACCTGGCCTCCTCAAAAGGTGAAATTGGCGTCCATATACGCGGCAAGCGCCTTTCTCAACAACTCGCGCACGTCGTTTTCGATCCGGGTCTGCGCCCCGGGATGCCAGGCCAGCCCGAAGCGAAAGTCGCTCCGGAAACCCGGTGCGCTGGCATACCTCACGGTGACGGGGTTTTCCCGTATATACAATGTCTCACCGAACCCGATATCCACCGAGTACAAGCAGGCGGTCAATCCCGATTCGCCTGTCAGGTCCACCGTGCCGATGCCCACGCGCAGGAACAACTCATTGATGTTCAGTTCTTCCGCGCGTTTCAGGCGGAGCCGTGCGAATTCCGCCTCGACAATCTTTTCGAAGTCTGCCCTGCAGCTACCGCCTTTACTCTTGAGATCGAATTCGACGTACAGCTCGTCGGGGTCGTCCTTTATCAGGATCCCTGCATGCACCCCGGACTGCGCCTGCGCATTTCCGCCCGTCATCACCGCCGCCAGGATGAGCACGGCGGTCCACCTGGTCACTCCACTACCTCCGGGTATTTACGACGCGTCTTCAGAAATTCCACGACCGCGCTCTCGGTCCAGAGTTCCTTCCCCCTGCCGTTCCTGACCGGTCGCGGGAAAACGCCTTTTTCTACCAGACGGCGGATGTCCGTAGCGCTGAACCCGGTCAGTGTGGAAACTTTCTTTCGCGTCAATAGCCGGGATTCCATCGCAGCCTCCTTTCCTTGGCATCCAGATCGCCTGAGACCGAACGCGCGGCCGAGACCGAGCGCGCGGCCGAGACCGACCGCGCGGTCGTGACCGAACGAACGGACCTGCCCGATCTCACTGTCCTTGGAACGGCACCGCATCGTGAATCGCCCTGGAGGTCCTCTATCTGATCCATCCAGCTGGTAAACTCCGTGCCCGTCGGGATACAGACTTCCGTGCCGGACAGCCACAGGGCCAGGAGATCGAGTTGCAGGAACGACGCCGGCAACGGTCCGGCAAGCGCGGCATTGTCCCGCACCAGGAACACGGTCAGATCCGACAGTCGGCCCAGTTCCTCCGGGACGTCCCCGGTCAGGTTGTTCGCCGACAGAGAGAGACGGGTCAGACTATCCATGCCTCCAAGTTCGGGTGGTATGGGGCCACTTAGCCGATTGTTGTAGAGCCAGTGGACCGTCAGTCTGTCGAGATACGACAAAGAGGGAGGTATGGGTCCGGAAAGGCGGTTATTGTCCAACCAGAGCGTCCGCGCGTTCGTCAAACCACCCAGCTCAGGCGGTATGGATCCCTCCAGTTCTCGCCGCCCATCGCATCATATAGCGCAACAAGCGCCCTCGCTTCCGGATCGGGCGTGGGTGCTACGGGGGCTGCTGCCATCGGTTGGTCCGGTGAGGTCATCGCGTTGTCCTTCCCGCAGGACATCATTACCACCACCGTTACGGACATCACGCAGACCAGTTTTCCCATTAATCCTTGCTTTCCTATAGCTGGCGAACTTCAGAAATCTGTCAGATTTACACTGGCCATTGATATCACCTGCGCCGCCCCGAGGTCTTAAGACGGGGCCGGGAGCCCAGGGCTAGCCCATTTAAACACCATGTACCGTGGGAGGTATTCCACATGGCGTACCCCGCCGTCTTGTCACACGTATTCGCCCGCCGCGTTTTCGGTCGGTTTACTTCGTCAAGTTTCGCCTCCTACTTGCGGCGGGCGTTGAAGATGCGCGAGACGTCAATCGAGCATTTCATCGCCGCAAAGCCGGGTAACGTCCCGCACTTTTTTCCGGACTCTATCTGCACCCGGTAAAGCCCCCCGGTGCGGCGACGCCTTTAAAGTCCTTCTTCTTTCATTGCGACTATCCACGCGGGCCACTTCTACATTCCCTCCAGTACGAACTCCAACCGGTCCATCCAGTACACGTCCAAGCCCACTAATCCGCACCATCCCTGTGTATACGGGTGCGGATTCAGGCTCGCCATCATGGAGGACGCCATGATGGCATGGGATCAGGGCAGAAATGCCCGGTATGCTCCGTGAATCCGGCCCCGGGGATTTCGTGTAAATCGGCTGAATTGTACTGTTTACTCTAAGGTACAGCCTGAAGTGTGACTTGTGTGTGAATTAACCGATAAACAATAAGAATATTGCGCGAATTTATACCGTGGCGTATTATGTCACGGGCACCGGGACCGCGGCATGACGCGAGGATCACGTGAAAGGTTCGAGGAGATTGCGGAGAGGATACGTCAATGAAGCGTACCGCATCGTCGAGCGTTGAGACTAAAGACAAACCCGCACGGGAGATCGAGGCGCTGCGCGAGCGCATCTCGATGCTGAGCGCGGCGTGCCTGCGCATCAGCGCGAGCCTGGACCTGGAGACCGTCCTGCGCGAGATCGTGGACAGCGCCCGCGCGCTGATCGAGGCG
The window above is part of the Gemmatimonadota bacterium genome. Proteins encoded here:
- a CDS encoding porin family protein; this encodes MTPTEDGGQKVTTLDYRKEKRPMIRVLGISVIRTLLFFFVLSVWSIPDWVDAQEQSVSLNAGGGVSIPVGDSSDGAATGWGLNAGFSVPITANVHAFAEGYHSGLGIEDDLKAALTLIGADAAISMTGANIGILLKSNPSPVVMYARGGIGYGRATGVVSVLGLDVSITGSGFAFTLGTGIEIPVGETVSITGDIRYNHILGALENEYGFEDDPVQWIPIRVGVAFTPN
- a CDS encoding AlpA family phage regulatory protein, translated to MRCRSKDSEIGQVRSFGHDRAVGLGRALGLGRAFGLRRSGCQGKEAAMESRLLTRKKVSTLTGFSATDIRRLVEKGVFPRPVRNGRGKELWTESAVVEFLKTRRKYPEVVE